The following DNA comes from Anastrepha obliqua isolate idAnaObli1 chromosome 1, idAnaObli1_1.0, whole genome shotgun sequence.
gcggctttccccacagcaaaaacttccacatggaaaatactgctgtggcctggcagcttgataggttgtcttatccctagttttgagcagtaaatacctgcTCCCGTTCCGTCTGAagctttagagccgtctgtatagatgtgaaaagttctatggccaggcttcatgcctttgtgccatccctcctcttcaattgtagtacgaacCCTTCTCTCCCagttaaagtacggagtcatgtagtctgtgcaacctgcaCTCCTCTatcctattgagctatgtccgaaggttctacaggtgaatactccagcagtCACCAGCCTCcacgcggatttcgctgccaggttttccgccataggTCAaaaggtggcatgctgagtatcatttcgccggacagaggaatttaaactactttcactcagcagagtagacttaagacttCTAACTGGTTACATCACAGACTAATGTAGCCTGAGAtaccacttaaacaaaattggtctcTCTGAGACTCTCATCTGCCAATTCTAtgaaatggacactgaaaattcagaacacatcCTTTGTAGATGTCCTTCACTAGGTAGAAAACGGTTACACCACATTGGTGGTATAGCCGTGACTTCAtataatttgtggaacaataagcgccagaatgtgctaaaatttttaaaaagccttaaaatatagTGTACCGCAGCAGGCTTTgcataataaatttcttttggtcgcagtgcgcagtagcctaataataataactatcaATGATAACCAACGTAGCCGAGTAATCCTGAGCTCGGTGTAACGAATAATTTGGATGAAGCAAAATTATGAGGAAGTTGTTTCTGGAAAGTCAGTCCCCAGTAGTGATACAGTGAAGCTACCAGCGAATTTCTGCCAcggaaaagtttctcataaaaccaATCTGCCTTCTGAAGCCAGGCTATGATCTGTTCAGACCAAGCCATGCGCTcagtaataatataaaatgataAATGTTAAACATTGGTATATTTTTACGGTTTTAAAAATGGGATACTTCTATTTCTGATTACCTTTGAccaaataaattaagtaaaatgtaacatttgcattttctttttctttctcggCTCTCTCTTCATATATTTTAGTTTGGTGAGCTGCCCTTCCATTTTGTACGTTCTCGCCGCTTTAAGGATCTCTTCGAGCATGTACTCTTCAACTATGATTGGCTACATGCCAAACTTTCAAGTTGCCCACTACAAGCTGTGCTGGCCGATTTCGAAGATGCTTCCGCTAATACGGACAATAAAGAATCCAAACGTGAGTTGATGTTAGTCGCAGACGCTCTGCGTCTTGGTGGCGCTATTCTTGCCGTATATCCGAATATGTTGGCACCGCAGCTAATTGGGCGTTTGCTACCCGAAATCGGTGGGAATAGTAATATAAAAATGCTGTTACGCGCGTGTGATCACTCGGGTCCAAAAGATTGTTCGCTAATACCAGTAAATCATTGTCTGCACACACCGGGTGGTCCATTAAAAGTAAAGTGCTGcagttttagttaattttttagttttctgaacaatttattatttatcttcTGCAGTACTCGCTGGAGGGTCATCAGTTTGCCGTCTTCGCTTTTTGTCTGACGAGTGATCTCCGCTATATGGTCTCTATTTCCACTCACTTTATAACTTTTGATCTCTCTACGTCGGATCTCACGCGTGATGTTAATCCCGGCATTGAAGGTATTATGCAGCAACTTGTCTTAAGTCCGGATAATAAATGGGCTGCGGCGTATTCCAACAACAATCAGACAGTACTGCTCAATATGTTGTCCAGTGAGTTTGTTGTGATCGACAGTCCGTTTGAGGAGTGCGATGGGCCAGTAAGTGGTCTGTATTTGCTAAATCAAAGGTGCGTATATTTGTGAAGCTTTAGCGACAAttgtaaaatttgcaaaatgcatttttcgtttttattttttttttttattttgtttgctgCAGTCTCTTCTTGACTTGCAAGCTGCGCTGGGCTCAATTCGATATGCGTGGCAATTTGTTGGGTGTGCACGATATCTATGGCGACATTACTGACTGGGAGATATTgagtaataatttaataatttcttttctttggaggTTTTCAGTCACTACAATATTTGTTTGGTCTTTTGCCCATAGATATAGAGTTTCTGCGACCAAATGACTATAATGTCATTTTCTGGTCCGGTTCCATTAACGAGACTCGTATACGCTTGGATTCCTGTCGCAATGAGCTGCACTCTGAACCTTTGTTGCTTTATAGCGCGCTAGCCATTAATAAGCCACGCACAAAGATTTATGGTTGCGCAAGTGAGGAGAATTATGAGGTGAGTAAGCCGCGTAATGGTGTAGCCAGTTCAGCCCACCTCGACACACATTGCACATCCATCGGAAGTGTACATGAAATAGCATCCATCTTCTTCACTCTCATCTTAACAGGTCAGCGTGTTCCGTTTCGAAGACAACTCTAGCGAAGACTCCATCGGTTGGATACTCGAGGAACAGTTGCCACGCTTCGAGAATGACGAAAAGGAAATGTTACTGCAACTGCGTTTGGACCAAGACGATCGTATGCTACTCGGCACCGCTGGCAAAGGGTTCGTTATTTGGGATTTTGGCAAGGATGATGAACGATTGAGCGAGGATGCTATGTACTTTGCGTTGCCACATGGAGTACGCAACATCACGACTCGCATCATGCAATCCAATTCGATAATGGTCAGCTCTAAAATGGATTACGCTGTGGCGGGGGTGCGTAAGAACCTCTACGTTTGGTGCCTGCATACGCGCCAACTGGCGAAGGTACTCGACGCACATTTCGGTCGTATCATCCAGCTGGAAGCGCTCACTATAGGTAATTGGAATAATGTTGTGACATCGTCCATTGACCGGTCGGTAAAAGTGTGGAATATTAATAACATTTTCGAGAAGGTACATGTGATTGATCGGCATGAACTGCAAATCGATAATATCAGGTTAGTGAAGTATATGTTATGAAAGGAATTCAGATGCGAAATAACTACAACAATAGTTTACATGCCTTGTTTGCTTTGCAGTCTATCCGAGGTGGATTTGGGCGTCACGGTTACTCGCAGCTGCGTTGGTGTTTGGGACACGCGCTCTGGTCGTTTGCTTGCCAAGTTAGCCGATAGTCCATTGGGCGCAATTGTTACTCATGCCGAAATAACACCCGATGGCCGTTATATTATCTCCTCGGAGactggaaaatttttgatttggaaTCGCATCTCAGAGCAAGTGATCTATCGTGACGATCAACCGGGCATTCAACAATTAACGTTTATGGATTATGGCTACAAAGTTTTAACGGTGTCATGTCcgaatattaataataaagctGCAGCTGCGGCAGCAGAAGCGGCTGCTGCGGCAGGAGAGGAAACAAATCGGTTGACGGCTATAACTGCAGTGCGTTTGGTGCCGGGTATGTGGAGTTGGtggtaataaaatatattttagagaACTAATATTTGCTCTGCTTTCGCACACAGAGGGCACTATACTCTTTCGCTTTGAGTATCCCGTACGCATGGTACCCGGTCTACCCTTTAGACAGTCCGTCATTTCTGCTGACTCTGCTTATGTGATTGTTTGTACGGTGGACAAAGCAAACAAGGATTGCCTAGCCATTTACAGTGCTACCAATGGAGCGTTTGTTTCGAAAATCCTGCTCAAGGGTTGTGCTATTAAGGTGAGTTGAACAAGTATTGaatattttactaatttaaacATTTCGTGAATcgtacgagggttgctattcaTATTTCTGGCCTAACAAACGGGTTTAGTGTTTATTCAATACACTTTTtcgtttcaacaaattttcgaaGCACATTATCGGATCGCGTTTCCAGGgcgttttttaaattgtatgcgATCCAACGTGAACACACCTTTTTACCACAAACTgatcaacgtagaatctctcttggcaacaagtgctactttcaactaagtaggcaaatgagtagtaaagtcctctctcgacgaacaaaactaacactttataaggatttcatcatgcccgtcctatagTAGAGCGCAAAAGCTTGGGCGATGACAATGTCCGATGGGGCGTGTTTAGGAATCTTTGAGAGCAAGATTCTCCGGAATACTTTTAGACCTTTgtacgttggtgacggcgatcGGTGATATAGCCAATAGAACAATAAGCTATATGAGCTCTACGGCGaaatagacatagtgcagctgAATAATGGTCATGTTGTCTGattgaatacaaacgctccggctctcaaAGTGTTCGAtacagtaccagctggtggtagcagatgtAGAGGAAgtcctcttctgcgttggaaaaatcaggtggaaaagggcttagctttacttggtgtttccaactggcgacGGTTAGCACAAGCAAGAAACAATTGACGCGATTTgtaaagctcggccaaaatcgtttaAGTGGTTAaggcgccaatcaagaagaagaaaatatcatgcacaattttattgttggtATGTGACATGACGATTTTGCTTAATAATTTTACACACGGCATCGATATTTTCTAGCACAACACCTACTTTTGgatctgtggtctgctcctggaaagatgggcctctagtcaactcagcaagcgctgggctagtgcgcaaacgtgcaaggtcgcgagatcctttaggccacgggtagatcgtgGACGCTCGcggggaactcctaaggctaacaaagccccagctctcaaatttggtgggtatccttacccgacattgtccgttaggtgctcatgcggtgagacttgggattgcctcaagtccgttctgcagaagctgtctggaggacgaggtggaatcatctcaacaccttcttctcagctgtcctgctctcgtctggcaaagatttagacatctgggctctcattttctcgctacgcctgcggatatagcgggtctaaatatcaccaatttggtgaagttcatcagtagcttgttacggctaattacgaacgcaaatcagccaccgtcggcgccGTCGTAAAATGCATGGCCATCATTGCCCCTAATCCCAAGgccccttcttccttcccttctcctttctcctctcccctgtatggcatcacaacggacgagTTTTAAAtattcgtccaagtgtgccctaagcTAGGGTAGCCAttgaacctaacctaaccttacctacTTTTGGACGATCTTTCCGGCATTCGTCGCAGAGCGTACATCGACAGCGAGAAAATTCATTGTACCAGTTTTCACGGTGCAAGCTCTTGGTCGCCATATAGCGATTTTAGTCTCTCGATGCattcttataatatattattaatccATGtcgaaaattatgcaaaatattggtCCGAAAATGTTGACGTTTTAACTCCATTTGTTTGCCGAAATGAATGTTTAAACCAAACAAATCAAAACGTgtttatggtaaatattacaaaCCTCCCAATGGACAGATGGTGCCTGACAACACTAGGAGCGCCCAaagccagaaatataaacagcaACCTTCGTACAACTTCTTCCTCCTTCTTTTCATAATATCTACGCGTAGGTGTACATTTCTATTTTACAAGGTGGCGGAAAATTGAtccgaagatttataatttttgcaaatggcgtcgtacgtcaatcatatttgacacctgtgaactaaacagctgcagtatacaaataggCAAGCAATAGAGTGtgtaggaaagtgcagaaaactctggatcggattgacacttggtgctgtgcgaatgggctatcggcaaatcccgccaagactggtttTGTcttcttcaccagaaggaggaagcttgatggactcgttctgtctaagctaaaaggagtcacaatccagcgatccaaggaaattaaatatcttggagtaatcctcgataataagctcctatggaaatcacacgttgaaacaaagacatccaaagcacgtACAGCAGTGCAAAGGtatctttgggaaaacgtggggtctttctcctagcaaggtcctatggatctacacggctatgataagacctattatcacctatgcatcagtggtctggatgagtagactctctctagtgggagtcaggaggaccttatcgagactacaacgcactgtggccatctgttgcaccggagcttttccgactacttcaggcccggcatcagatgctctgattggtttaccaccacttgatgctttcatccaagacggggccttgaaggccatctgcagactgaaacacaatgAGAACTGgtacagagaaggcatggacgtcgacctaacgattctctccatgccccttgactccatgccatcaagagtcgtacttgaaaagagatacagtgtagtgctaccagaggctcagttgtgagaagactcagaaaatgagcccggcaaacactgttttcgcatttttacggatggctccagggccgagtatggctccggctctggggtctacgagGAATTCAGCggaacaaaactgcactttgctcttggaatgcatgcatctgtgtttcaatcggaggtgtatgcagttcaagaagcgatgaactttgttgtggaaaaacgatggagaggcagatctatatgtgtctgcagcgacagccaagctacgcttatggccttagacagccctccaaccacatcaggggtagtcaagtcctgtaaatccaggctgaactatgtctgtagatataatagcctgatgctaacatgggtcccgggacacgtgggtattgcgggtaacgagacctctgactccttagctaagatgggctctgaggccaacttctttggcccagagcccgttttgccactcccttctgcggccatcacagccacggttagcaaatggataactaccacccacaagcgagcttggcaggctgggAGAGGCTGgcgatggactaaactgatgttacctgttatgtccgatcgactgtcgcaaacccttctgtcattaagcagaggggagtgcagacggctggttggactgatgacgggccactttctgtgggcgaagcacatggaaaggttgggcatctcagacagtgtactctgcccagcttgtgaagaggaggatgagacggcggaccacttcctgtgtgtctgccccgccttcgctcgaatcaggtttgaggtctttggcactgatgtgttaagaagcgaccatcttggctccttggcaccacaaaatctactcagatttcttcggagatcgggtagatttaaagaaaattaaaagggaatccaagtgtagtgcaatggggacttaattaatgtctgagtgctgcacttgctaatTGTCCcgacaacaaaaaagtgaagattttcaaaatcattttctttttatttaccaaaacagttattcaaaaacaaacttggatgattaatttagtTCCACCTTGTGCCTATAAATCATGTGCGCAATCAAGGGTAGGCTTTGGAGTTTGAAGTAGCTAAAACTCTTCGTCTAGCATTGGCAGTAGTTGGTATCCGATTACAACATTCTTGGGACGAAAGTTGATAAAAGTGATGATGAGGGGCTTTCGACGAATGACGTTCAAAACCTGTTGAGGTACCAGTGGTTGTCAAATGTATTTCTGGAGTTCTAGCTCGACGGAACAAATTGCTTTCAAGTCCTTGGTCATCACTTATTATACAATAGTTTCTTCAGCATACATAGCTTTGTTATTCAACTGCACCACGAAGATAATAAagttcaaaattagttttaagctCAATGCAAAGATGGCTCTAAACGGAGCCATTGATTTTCTATGAATATCACAAATAAACAAGCTTAAGAAATTTGGCCTTGGTggttcgaataaaatatttttccatttattgccTTCTCCGGTTGCTCTCAGACGTTTTTTAGTTGCTTACTGTGAGAAGGTCAGAACacattttcatacaaatattataatctCTAATCCTCTATATGGGCGGCGAATACAGAATTCTCCCCCAAGCGCATTCAGCTACACAGATCATACCGATGCCATACTTTTCTTACTTTCAGGAGGTGATTTCTTTGGTGCCAATGCCGCACAAGGCCAATCAAGTGGCTGTGATCAGCAGTGAGAAGGGCAGTGTGATGGATATCAAAAGTAAGAAGCACGTTCGCTCCATACCCAAATGGGGCGGTTCGATAACTAGAGATGGAAAATGTGGTCTATATGCGCCTACGaggtaagaaaaaatataaaaatatgaaaaatatcaataaataacataaacatataaattttgCGCCATTTCAGAGGTGGCCTGGAGATGTTGGAACTACGCAAAGGCACCACTGTCAAGACATTTATCCCTAAAGTGGCCGAGGGTGTATTCTCTGTGATCTGTCTATTCACCGAGAACGATGAATACGTTTGCTACTATCACAGTGGCCGCAAGACCATACGTGTCTTCCGCACTTCCGATACAGAAATGATTGCAAACTATCGCCTGCAGGCCGAATTGACAGCAATCAAGAGCAGCAAAGATGGACGTTGCATTGTCTTGGGTACCGTTGATGGCTGTATGTCTGTACTGGCCATTGTCGATCCACAAAAAGAGGAAATGTTCGAGTATTTGAATCAATTACCGTCGCGCGATGAGAATTGGAAAGCCAAGTTGGCCAAGCAGAAGGCGCGTGTTGGCTTCAAGGCGGCCATACGTGTGGCGACGATTTCGTCACGTTTTGATAGAAGTAATAAAAATGCGACAGATAGCGGTGAGGCTGTTGAAGTGGATGAGGAGGGCAATGCATTGGAGACTGGTGCGGGAGAGTAATGTGCAATTGTTGAATTAGCAtgtgaaaaaatttccattttgtcGTAGTATTATAAAATTAGTATAGTTGTAGCTGCGTTAAGCGCTGCTTTAGAAGCCATACGAAAAGAacgtacaaaaattgttttgttaaagCTAAAGATTTACTAATAAGGTGTTGAGTATTATTGTGTGatggaaaaaataatcaaataaaaatgcttGCTATTAAATTACTAAggcttttccaataacaggtgttacaggtgaatggactgcgctatcgggagatgattaacgattttttatggccggaattggatagtattgatctggacaacgtttattttcaacaagacggcgctacgtgccacataagcaacgaaaccattgatcttttacgggaaaagtttccggaccgtgttatctctcgaagaggtgatcacaattggccaccttgtgacttttttctttggggccacatgaaagagaaggtctacgccaacagcacagggtcgattcaagacctcaaatatggaattcgtgaggctatcgaggacatagagccagtcactttgcaattcggttatggaaaatttcatgaaaaggatattgtcttgtaagcgtggtcgtggtggtcatttgcctgatgttattttcgacTATTAAAaagataattgttttttttttcttgctcagGAAAATTcaagaacacattttttttttagtttttagttaagAGGCGTTTATGACTTCCTAATAGCAAAtcggtaaaaaataaataaaacgaatgGATCTTTGCTGCTGCACGGGAGCAACACTAATAACATAGACGGACGGTAGCGTAAATCGagattaacgacttaattcAGAATCATCTCAGGAATTAAGTACAACTAATCTGCATCAACTACTTTTCGATGGCAACACTGCCGGAAAACGACAGTTAATATctatgtgaatgaaaaataatgaaacttttaaaagtaagaacaagaaagactggatgaaatgctagtttgcactaacacgttcgaaattacattaattgttttaatatttcggagtagtttgagaaattgcaattcaaaatttttttaaataaataattatttcttagtatcagGGCAGCTAATAACCGTATTTGTGGCCTGcggtccatcttttactgacaaaagtatccaataagcaaatcagctgttcactaatccgctTAACAACCGTGTGTCACaccacaattttaatcagattaACTAACGCGGTAATCCGGATTAACATCCTCCACAGATTCCTTTATTctaaccagactatatattatattttctcttCCATTGGAGAAAATTATTCTTGCTTGTGGTGGTCCAGTCCACTCGTGCCTTTACTCAATTTTAAGTTTCAAGCCGCTTTTTATcaagcattattttttttttggtcattcCAGACCTATAAATTATGAAGTGAATGGCTTAATTTACGGAATAATTACTTTTGTGATAGGTATGACCACCCCTCTTTCACTGAGTGCCATGCTTCATTGGTGTGCCTAAAGACTTCTTCTCTATTTCTTTTATGGAAACCGAACGCAATGTCTGACCTGGTCTTCATTAACTCTACAGGATTTTCAATCTCTTGTTTATTTGAAGTTTTTGGCCTAAAAGCagtgcaagatgacgttgttcaacaccagcagcgccgtcagaattgggaaggacctctcggagtcgtttgataccaaacgaggtttcagacagggtgactcgctgtcgtgtgacttctttaacctgatgttggagagcatcgtacgagccgcagaacttaatcgctcaggtacaacattttataagaacgtacaattgttggcgtatgccgatgatatcgatatcatcggccttaacatcCGCGCTGTTAGCTCTGCCTtccccaaactggataaagaggcaaaacgaatgggtttggtggtgaaaaaggacaaaacgaagtacctcttgttattaaacaaatagttggcgcactcgcgtatcagcacccacgtcactgttgactgttataatttcgaggttgtaaaagacttcgtttatttaggaaccagcattagcaccgataaaaatttcaaccttgaaatccaacgtagaatctctctttccaacaagtgctactttggactaagtaggcaactgagcagtaaagtcctctctcggcgaacaaaactaacactcaacAAGGCTCaaatcatgcccgtcctaacgtacggcgcagaagcttggacgatgacaacatccgttgAAGCGACGattggagtgtttgagggaaagattctgagcaacatttttgaacctttacacgttggcaacggcgaatatcgcaggcgatggaacgatgagctgtatgagctttataatCCCTATTCgttcaactttttattattcGTGAGAGTGCGcgcaaaaatttagaaatggtATATCAACAAATGtgcgaagaaaggagcgcccaatAACTTATCATCTAGCTGCCAATcgcggacatttacagaggaagTCAATCTACAGTATTattctctgaaaggtctccacaATTTCTACAATGGagtttaaatggtaaacctagcttttccgcgtatgtgccgatcgtccaattaccggtaaacacagctgcg
Coding sequences within:
- the LOC129246491 gene encoding NACHT and WD repeat domain-containing protein 2 → MDDRTIDSIFAGSLESLPPVSSKIVRIFTSSTFTDTTMERNTLMAKCYPRIKDYCREKHGLEFQVVDMRWGVRDEATDDHMTTELCMREIQNCQRLSMGPNFIVFLGQKYGYRPIPTYIVSSELQLICEELTSMGVDRALLDLWYKKDSNAVPPMSVLQPISSILINFNNKRVPKLQAEDQAVWWDTLNKMQKLLRKAAASLGASAKLDKECVHNYFMSVTEREVINGILNVRNTKNHCLAYVRYINNINLQNLKKASLFVDIINRSLDTESAKLLGDLRDVRLPNKIETSNMQKYTVEWIGREGLDIETHEEYLNHFISHFYKNIVKLVDRAMRKEDSSAQGQIVTEILQHLHACNNSVKVFYGREDNLEHIKRYMLGDSDKPLVLYGEGGCGKTSMLAKSASLVASEWFASKRPINVIRFLGTTPDSSALTPTLISICQQISYNYMLPFENIPDDLVPLTAHFKQLLTYASANQPLTLYLDSVDQLTGTQDSNKVSWIPTRLPPHCKIIISCANEESNPTVSQEYYVLRKMIDIEENFIEVTALGEDLAMNVIKMWMKTACRDLNNYQWRLVANAISKCSLPIFVKLVFAEICRWRSYTKPQETHLANTVMDSIMMLFERIEKQHGRILVFHALAYITAAKSGLSESELEDLISLDDKVLDDVYQYHMPPVRRIPPLLWTRIRNDLPNYLSEREADGVNVMNWYHRQFRDTAKERYFKNMNMAIYFHSMIADYYLGIWGGGVPKPFRYTEIQRHRFGLTEKEGSADRKVPIQPLVFTSKDGSSKRYNLRKFGELPFHFVRSRRFKDLFEHVLFNYDWLHAKLSSCPLQAVLADFEDASANTDNKESKRELMLVADALRLGGAILAVYPNMLAPQLIGRLLPEIGGNSNIKMLLRACDHSGPKDCSLIPVNHCLHTPGGPLKYSLEGHQFAVFAFCLTSDLRYMVSISTHFITFDLSTSDLTRDVNPGIEGIMQQLVLSPDNKWAAAYSNNNQTVLLNMLSSEFVVIDSPFEECDGPVSGLYLLNQSLFLTCKLRWAQFDMRGNLLGVHDIYGDITDWEILNIEFLRPNDYNVIFWSGSINETRIRLDSCRNELHSEPLLLYSALAINKPRTKIYGCASEENYEVSVFRFEDNSSEDSIGWILEEQLPRFENDEKEMLLQLRLDQDDRMLLGTAGKGFVIWDFGKDDERLSEDAMYFALPHGVRNITTRIMQSNSIMVSSKMDYAVAGVRKNLYVWCLHTRQLAKVLDAHFGRIIQLEALTIGNWNNVVTSSIDRSVKVWNINNIFEKVHVIDRHELQIDNISLSEVDLGVTVTRSCVGVWDTRSGRLLAKLADSPLGAIVTHAEITPDGRYIISSETGKFLIWNRISEQVIYRDDQPGIQQLTFMDYGYKVLTVSCPNINNKAAAAAAEAAAAAGEETNRLTAITAVRLVPEGTILFRFEYPVRMVPGLPFRQSVISADSAYVIVCTVDKANKDCLAIYSATNGAFVSKILLKGCAIKEVISLVPMPHKANQVAVISSEKGSVMDIKSKKHVRSIPKWGGSITRDGKCGLYAPTRGGLEMLELRKGTTVKTFIPKVAEGVFSVICLFTENDEYVCYYHSGRKTIRVFRTSDTEMIANYRLQAELTAIKSSKDGRCIVLGTVDGCMSVLAIVDPQKEEMFEYLNQLPSRDENWKAKLAKQKARVGFKAAIRVATISSRFDRSNKNATDSGEAVEVDEEGNALETGAGE